The Vibrio orientalis CIP 102891 = ATCC 33934 genome window below encodes:
- the murB gene encoding UDP-N-acetylmuramate dehydrogenase: protein MQITANADLRPYHTFSISQQCAFLVEVNSIDELKQVYLNAEWNALPKLVLGKGSNMLFTEKYQGMVIINALLGKKVTESDTHWHLHISGGEDWPSLVQWAIESGYPGLENLALIPGCAGSAPIQNIGAYGVELKDICEYVDILCLETFTVKRLSAAECQFGYRDSIFKHKLYQKAVIIAVGMKLSKDWQPNIEYGPLKSLASTDLAAQQIFDRVCQIRMEKLPNPAVTGNAGSFFKNPVISKAHFEQLKNQFPDIVAYPADNGMKVAAGWLIDQCKLKGTTVGGAQVHPMQALVLINQNDATAKDIIQLAAKVRDAVLNRYQIELEHEVRFMGAKQETYLQDILEKQS, encoded by the coding sequence ATAGATGAGCTAAAACAGGTCTACCTGAATGCCGAATGGAACGCTTTACCTAAGCTCGTACTTGGTAAAGGCAGTAATATGCTCTTTACTGAGAAATACCAAGGTATGGTGATCATCAATGCGTTGCTTGGCAAAAAAGTTACTGAGTCTGACACACACTGGCATTTGCATATATCGGGTGGTGAAGATTGGCCTTCTCTTGTCCAGTGGGCGATTGAAAGTGGTTACCCTGGTTTAGAAAACTTAGCTCTTATCCCGGGTTGTGCCGGCAGTGCACCGATCCAGAACATTGGTGCTTACGGTGTTGAGCTAAAAGATATCTGTGAGTATGTAGATATTCTCTGCCTTGAGACCTTCACGGTTAAGCGACTGAGCGCAGCGGAGTGCCAATTTGGTTACCGCGACTCGATTTTTAAACACAAGTTATATCAAAAGGCTGTAATCATTGCGGTTGGTATGAAGCTCTCTAAAGATTGGCAACCAAATATCGAGTATGGTCCCCTTAAATCCTTGGCTTCAACAGACCTTGCCGCCCAACAGATATTTGATCGCGTATGCCAAATTCGTATGGAGAAACTCCCTAATCCTGCTGTAACGGGCAATGCTGGTAGTTTTTTCAAAAACCCGGTGATTTCAAAAGCCCACTTTGAGCAGTTAAAGAATCAATTTCCCGATATTGTTGCCTACCCCGCGGATAACGGAATGAAAGTCGCCGCTGGCTGGTTAATCGATCAATGTAAGTTAAAAGGTACAACCGTTGGTGGCGCTCAAGTTCACCCGATGCAAGCACTCGTGCTGATCAACCAGAACGACGCAACAGCGAAAGACATCATTCAACTTGCCGCTAAGGTTCGAGATGCCGTGTTAAATCGCTATCAAATAGAGCTTGAACATGAAGTTCGCTTTATGGGGGCGAAACAAGAAACCTACTTACAAGACATCTTGGAGAAGCAGTCATGA
- the birA gene encoding bifunctional biotin--[acetyl-CoA-carboxylase] ligase/biotin operon repressor BirA, with amino-acid sequence MKDHSAKLSILKTLSQGGFHSGEELGDQLGVSRAAVSKHIKGIQEWGVDIFRVQGKGYQLAKPMQLLDQELLNQALTTPVELIPIIDSTNQYLLERADSLESGSVCLAEYQAKGRGRRGREWVSPFGSNLYLSMFWRLDAGMAAAMGLSLVVGVAIVEALEEIGLEGVKLKWPNDLYYQDKKLAGILVEMSGQAGAAANLVIGMGMNLMMSDKTEGITQPWASLSEVADNQNIDRNQLAITMIKTLNKSLADYELQGMSGFVERWNRLDNFLGRPIKLIMGPREISGISKGINEQGAVLLETEQGIESYIGGEISLRPSSSES; translated from the coding sequence ATGAAGGACCACTCGGCAAAATTATCGATATTAAAAACGCTTTCCCAAGGTGGCTTTCACTCAGGTGAAGAGCTTGGTGATCAACTTGGTGTTTCTCGCGCCGCTGTGAGTAAGCATATTAAAGGTATTCAAGAATGGGGCGTCGATATCTTCCGCGTACAAGGCAAAGGCTACCAACTAGCGAAACCCATGCAGTTGCTTGACCAAGAATTATTAAACCAAGCCCTAACGACCCCCGTTGAACTTATTCCTATTATAGATTCGACCAACCAATACTTACTCGAACGAGCAGACAGCTTAGAGTCTGGGTCGGTATGTTTAGCTGAATATCAAGCTAAAGGGCGCGGACGTCGTGGCCGAGAGTGGGTTTCCCCATTTGGCTCTAATCTATACCTATCGATGTTTTGGCGCTTAGATGCAGGCATGGCAGCGGCGATGGGACTAAGCTTAGTCGTTGGTGTTGCCATCGTTGAAGCACTAGAAGAGATTGGTTTAGAGGGCGTAAAGCTTAAGTGGCCGAATGATCTTTATTATCAAGATAAAAAGCTCGCTGGCATCTTAGTTGAGATGTCTGGTCAAGCGGGAGCTGCGGCAAACCTTGTTATCGGCATGGGTATGAATCTGATGATGTCTGATAAAACTGAAGGCATTACTCAACCGTGGGCAAGCCTGTCTGAAGTGGCTGATAATCAGAATATCGACCGCAACCAACTGGCTATCACTATGATAAAAACCTTGAATAAGTCGCTCGCTGATTATGAGCTGCAAGGAATGTCAGGTTTTGTTGAAAGATGGAATCGACTCGATAATTTCTTAGGACGCCCTATCAAACTGATCATGGGGCCAAGAGAGATTTCGGGCATTTCAAAAGGCATCAATGAACAAGGCGCGGTACTTTTAGAGACCGAACAAGGAATCGAAAGCTATATTGGCGGCGAGATCAGCCTACGACCTTCAAGTAGCGAGTCTTAG
- the pssA gene encoding CDP-diacylglycerol--serine O-phosphatidyltransferase, with amino-acid sequence MMTHRNLFEQLPTLAQDPAQFETLYAAKDFRARLIEAIRQASKRIYLVALYLEDDEAGREVLTELYQAKQRNPGLDINVCVDWHRAQRGLIGAEPGETNAAMYKSFAENHEHKIPVYGIPVRGREVFGVLHLKGFIVDDQVIYSGASLNNIYLNYKDRYRFDRYHILSNKALSDSMVEFIQSEMIEHPAVNDLACPSKPETKEIKAQIRQLRASLAKSNYQFESQEVSAEQVAVTPIVGVGKKRNKLNQGINQLLAQAKDEIFICTPYFNFPRSVAKEVKKALKRGVKVTIVVGDKTANDFYISPEEDFRTIGGLPYLYERNLRQFAKANEANIASRKLSIHLWKHEENSFHLKGIWVDKRYMLITGNNLNPRAWKLDLENAIFIQDNYHHLTPQFEKEVENILQHTDLICTYRQLEKFEDYPDAVQKLMRKITRVKADRVLKQIL; translated from the coding sequence ATGATGACTCATAGGAATTTATTCGAACAACTTCCTACTTTGGCGCAAGATCCCGCTCAATTTGAGACGTTATACGCAGCCAAAGACTTTCGAGCTCGCTTAATTGAAGCGATTCGTCAGGCAAGTAAACGAATCTACCTTGTGGCTCTTTACTTAGAAGATGATGAGGCTGGTCGAGAAGTTTTGACCGAACTTTATCAAGCCAAGCAGCGCAATCCAGGCTTAGATATTAATGTCTGTGTAGACTGGCACCGTGCCCAACGTGGTTTAATTGGTGCTGAACCTGGCGAAACCAATGCAGCAATGTATAAGTCATTTGCCGAAAACCATGAACATAAGATCCCAGTTTACGGAATCCCTGTTCGTGGCCGCGAAGTATTTGGCGTACTACACCTCAAAGGCTTTATTGTTGATGATCAGGTCATCTACAGTGGTGCAAGCTTAAACAATATCTACCTGAACTATAAAGACCGTTACCGCTTTGACCGCTACCATATACTAAGCAACAAAGCGCTCTCAGATAGTATGGTCGAGTTTATTCAGTCTGAAATGATTGAGCACCCTGCAGTGAATGACTTGGCGTGCCCAAGCAAACCTGAAACCAAAGAGATCAAAGCGCAAATTCGCCAGCTACGAGCATCGTTAGCAAAATCGAATTACCAATTTGAGTCTCAAGAAGTTTCTGCTGAACAAGTCGCTGTCACTCCTATCGTGGGTGTCGGTAAAAAACGTAACAAGCTAAACCAAGGTATCAACCAGCTACTTGCTCAAGCCAAAGATGAGATATTCATCTGCACGCCTTACTTTAACTTCCCACGCAGCGTGGCAAAAGAAGTGAAGAAGGCGCTCAAACGCGGGGTAAAAGTCACGATTGTTGTTGGTGATAAAACAGCTAATGACTTTTACATCTCACCAGAAGAAGATTTCCGCACCATTGGTGGCTTGCCGTACTTGTATGAGCGTAACTTACGCCAATTTGCCAAAGCCAATGAAGCTAATATTGCTAGCCGTAAACTATCTATCCATCTTTGGAAACACGAAGAAAACAGCTTCCACTTGAAAGGAATCTGGGTTGATAAACGCTATATGCTAATTACAGGCAATAACCTTAACCCACGTGCTTGGAAATTAGATTTAGAAAACGCTATCTTCATCCAAGATAACTATCATCACCTAACACCTCAGTTTGAAAAAGAGGTCGAGAATATTCTTCAACACACTGACCTAATCTGTACATACCGACAGTTAGAGAAATTTGAAGATTACCCAGATGCAGTACAAAAGCTGATGCGCAAAATTACTCGTGTAAAAGCGGATCGGGTTTTGAAACAGATTTTGTAG
- a CDS encoding sugar transferase, giving the protein MEKRHCIYYHCCYFFFMLSVLLAWTSFSYPTFPTTILSSLLIVFSVFFFTSIVLPPPTCSILQSQVSRIIPTLLTGFGVAFFALLLFRIDYSRPILLMGGTLSCIWYISFYARQEAKWKATLYLVGDFQQSHDKLTKKLTLKPYTPIMDLSLLKNGILVDMQTPFTEKEEGIISDCSIAQIPVYHISRLQERLEHKVSSMHLSDTTVRALQPNSGYFRIKSVLDFVIAILAIIISAPIMVIICVLIKSQGGGLIFFKQTRVGQNNQTFTLYKFRTMRTKAKRNTAKFASEEPERISKLGRALRHSRLDELPQFWNVLKGDMSIIGPRPEQPSFAKQFAKEIPFYDYRHIVKPGITGWAQVTQGYTDNTESTKEKLAYDFYYLKYLSWQLDFEIYLKTLRVMWIGKGAA; this is encoded by the coding sequence ATGGAAAAACGTCACTGCATTTATTATCACTGCTGTTATTTCTTTTTTATGCTTAGTGTCTTACTAGCATGGACATCCTTTAGCTACCCGACCTTTCCGACAACCATTCTCTCTAGTCTACTTATTGTTTTTTCTGTCTTCTTCTTTACTTCCATAGTACTTCCTCCTCCGACATGCTCTATTTTACAATCACAAGTTAGCCGAATTATTCCGACGCTCTTAACCGGGTTTGGAGTCGCATTTTTTGCTCTACTGTTGTTTAGAATCGACTACTCGAGACCAATATTGTTAATGGGGGGGACCCTAAGCTGCATTTGGTACATCAGCTTTTATGCTCGGCAAGAAGCAAAGTGGAAAGCAACTCTATACTTAGTCGGTGATTTCCAGCAATCACACGATAAGCTAACCAAGAAACTCACCTTAAAGCCCTATACTCCCATCATGGATTTATCCCTGTTAAAAAATGGCATTCTTGTCGATATGCAAACACCTTTTACAGAAAAGGAAGAGGGTATTATCTCCGATTGCTCCATTGCACAAATCCCGGTATACCATATCAGCCGACTTCAAGAGCGCTTAGAGCATAAAGTATCCAGCATGCACTTATCCGATACTACCGTACGCGCGTTACAGCCTAACTCAGGGTACTTTCGGATAAAATCAGTGCTCGATTTTGTAATAGCGATACTCGCAATTATCATCTCAGCTCCTATCATGGTAATTATCTGCGTATTGATTAAGAGTCAGGGGGGGGGATTGATCTTCTTTAAGCAAACTCGGGTTGGCCAAAACAACCAGACATTCACACTATACAAATTTAGAACGATGAGAACTAAAGCAAAGAGGAACACTGCTAAGTTTGCTTCAGAAGAGCCAGAGCGTATTTCTAAGCTAGGCCGGGCTTTGCGTCACAGTCGCCTAGATGAACTGCCGCAATTTTGGAATGTCTTGAAAGGAGACATGTCAATCATAGGGCCAAGGCCGGAGCAACCCTCTTTTGCAAAACAATTTGCTAAAGAGATCCCCTTTTATGACTACAGGCATATTGTAAAACCCGGGATCACAGGTTGGGCACAAGTAACACAAGGCTATACTGACAATACAGAAAGTACTAAAGAAAAGCTCGCATACGACTTCTACTATTTAAAATATTTAAGCTGGCAACTAGATTTCGAGATTTACCTCAAAACACTACGGGTAATGTGGATAGGCAAGGGAGCAGCCTAA
- a CDS encoding glycosyltransferase, whose amino-acid sequence MKKVAFLITKSEVGGAQTWVAQLITLLERDIQPIIITNQPGWLSSASPNIPCYFVSEIEQGFSIKAVCKISRLLVDNQVDTVIASSANAGVYARLISLKYSFKCVYVSHGWSCIYNGGVLKSVYITLEHLLSKLSDIVWCVSHSDYVKARDIIKVPERKLKLAQNATFPLRVSKKTFLEEGRALRVVSVGRLCQPKRYELLMDAIHNLAEVELTIVGNGPDFNELSTWRSPNVELVGEVENFRDYADFDVFILLSDSEGLPMSAIEAGSANIPLILSDVGGCRELIEPSNPNGLLVENNIEEVRRALMEIKLNYPRYKTAANDLSEKFNIYSYKSEYLSILE is encoded by the coding sequence GTGAAAAAAGTCGCATTCCTAATCACAAAGTCTGAAGTCGGTGGTGCTCAAACGTGGGTGGCACAACTCATTACTCTACTAGAGAGAGACATTCAGCCTATTATCATTACAAATCAGCCAGGTTGGTTATCCAGCGCATCACCGAACATACCTTGCTACTTTGTCTCTGAAATAGAGCAAGGTTTCTCGATAAAGGCCGTTTGTAAGATATCGCGACTTTTGGTAGATAATCAGGTCGATACTGTTATTGCTAGTTCAGCAAATGCAGGTGTTTATGCTCGCTTGATATCTCTCAAGTACTCGTTTAAATGTGTGTATGTTTCTCATGGTTGGTCATGTATCTATAACGGTGGAGTACTTAAGTCGGTATACATCACCTTAGAGCATCTACTATCTAAGCTTTCAGATATAGTCTGGTGTGTCTCTCATAGTGATTATGTTAAGGCTAGGGATATTATAAAAGTACCAGAAAGGAAGCTGAAATTAGCTCAAAACGCTACTTTCCCGCTCAGGGTGAGTAAGAAAACTTTCTTGGAGGAAGGAAGGGCGCTACGTGTCGTAAGTGTTGGGCGATTATGCCAGCCCAAAAGGTATGAATTGCTGATGGATGCAATTCACAACCTAGCAGAGGTTGAATTGACGATTGTAGGGAATGGCCCTGACTTTAACGAATTATCGACTTGGCGATCACCCAATGTTGAGTTGGTTGGAGAAGTTGAGAACTTTCGAGACTATGCTGACTTTGATGTTTTTATCTTGCTGTCAGATAGTGAGGGTTTACCCATGTCTGCAATTGAAGCTGGTAGCGCAAATATCCCCTTAATATTAAGTGATGTTGGAGGCTGTCGTGAGTTGATTGAGCCAAGCAATCCGAATGGTCTTCTCGTTGAAAATAATATTGAGGAGGTTCGTCGAGCTCTTATGGAGATCAAGCTAAATTACCCTCGATATAAAACGGCAGCGAATGATCTCTCAGAGAAGTTCAATATCTATAGCTATAAATCAGAATATCTTTCAATATTGGAGTAG
- a CDS encoding glycosyltransferase — protein MKILLVTTGLGMGGAERQICDLADEFIRQAHSVTILCLNSRHEVSPKSTQVTLHSLSMSKTPWGMVAGLVHAQALILKIRPDVVHSHMFHANIFCRVLRIMGAIPKLICTAHSSNEGGLWRTLVYRVTHPLASVNTIVSSAALRSFVDLGVVRKANQMVVIGNGIDTHRFKYSLSARKLIRSQADLLDDNIFILSIGRLEEPKDFATLIDSFHLLTLSSAKSNQSFVLGIIGQGSQLNELRQLVNSKGLGRQIQFLGVQHNTEQWLSACDIYVLSSKHEGLNVSIMEALACERTVVASDCEGVRELVANKDLIVPVGDSGAMAKALEQAASRSLHSDCRISRVMIEEHYSIICVVDKWLEVYER, from the coding sequence ATGAAGATTTTGCTGGTAACTACTGGTTTAGGCATGGGCGGGGCAGAACGACAAATTTGCGATCTGGCTGATGAGTTTATACGGCAAGCGCATTCTGTAACTATATTATGTTTGAACTCTCGGCATGAGGTATCTCCTAAGTCCACTCAAGTAACGCTACATTCTTTGTCTATGAGCAAGACTCCTTGGGGGATGGTCGCTGGTCTTGTGCATGCCCAAGCTTTAATCTTGAAAATAAGGCCTGACGTTGTACATAGTCATATGTTTCACGCCAATATATTTTGTCGTGTACTTCGTATCATGGGGGCTATTCCTAAGTTGATTTGCACAGCTCATAGCTCTAATGAAGGAGGGCTATGGCGCACTTTGGTTTACCGAGTCACTCACCCTTTGGCTAGCGTGAATACAATTGTAAGTTCTGCGGCATTAAGATCATTTGTAGATCTCGGAGTAGTAAGAAAAGCCAACCAGATGGTGGTAATTGGCAATGGAATTGACACTCATCGGTTCAAGTATTCGCTGTCGGCGAGAAAACTGATCCGCTCTCAGGCTGATTTACTAGACGATAATATCTTTATTCTCTCAATCGGACGTCTAGAGGAGCCCAAGGATTTTGCTACTCTTATTGATTCCTTTCACCTACTTACGCTGAGCTCAGCTAAAAGTAACCAGTCTTTTGTTTTGGGTATCATAGGTCAAGGGAGTCAGTTGAATGAGTTGCGACAGTTAGTCAATTCTAAAGGTTTGGGGCGACAGATCCAATTTTTAGGTGTTCAACATAATACTGAACAATGGCTATCTGCTTGTGATATCTATGTGCTTTCTTCTAAGCATGAGGGACTTAACGTATCAATTATGGAGGCTTTGGCTTGTGAGAGAACTGTTGTTGCTTCTGATTGTGAAGGCGTTCGGGAACTTGTAGCTAATAAAGATCTTATAGTGCCAGTAGGGGATTCAGGAGCGATGGCTAAAGCGCTAGAGCAAGCAGCTAGTCGCTCTTTACATAGTGATTGTAGAATTTCTAGGGTTATGATTGAGGAGCATTACTCTATTATATGTGTGGTTGATAAGTGGCTTGAAGTGTATGAGCGGTAA
- a CDS encoding polysaccharide pyruvyl transferase family protein → MGFNTLGIKLGVLNTSIVSTNLGDEVIMNSAQQELVELFPLAQKVQFPTHERLTRVGFKRQREVSVNFLCGTNCLNSHMLFKRQWNVGFVNTFLMAPTVALGVGWGSYEGDPDIYTRSLLKRMLSDSHLHSVRDSYTESKLRACGIGNVINTGCPTLWRLTPSSLSLISSKKGKDVVFTLTDYRPNREADAVMISVLQHLYRKVYFWIQGSKDFEYYQLLPIEHSVIEVISPSIDSITQLFSLNPELDYVGTRLHGGVLALQHHKRSIIIGVDNRAKEKQKDFGLPVIFRPEVATELDNYKRALIDRVEMPLEVSLRIPFENISTWKSQF, encoded by the coding sequence TTGGGCTTTAATACATTAGGAATTAAGTTAGGAGTTCTAAATACGAGCATAGTGAGTACTAACCTTGGTGATGAGGTTATTATGAACTCGGCTCAACAAGAGCTCGTTGAACTATTTCCTTTAGCGCAGAAAGTACAGTTCCCCACCCATGAAAGGCTTACGAGAGTTGGTTTTAAACGTCAGAGAGAAGTTAGCGTTAACTTCTTGTGTGGAACTAACTGCTTAAATTCCCATATGTTATTCAAGCGTCAATGGAATGTGGGCTTCGTAAATACGTTTTTAATGGCTCCGACAGTTGCGTTGGGGGTTGGGTGGGGAAGTTATGAAGGGGATCCTGACATCTATACTAGAAGCTTGTTAAAAAGGATGCTTTCAGATTCTCACCTGCATTCGGTCAGAGATTCATATACAGAGTCAAAACTAAGGGCCTGCGGGATTGGCAATGTAATTAATACGGGTTGCCCAACATTATGGCGTTTGACTCCAAGTTCCCTGAGCTTGATTTCATCGAAGAAAGGTAAAGACGTTGTTTTTACGCTTACAGATTATCGCCCAAACCGAGAAGCTGATGCAGTGATGATCTCGGTGCTTCAACACCTATACAGAAAGGTATACTTTTGGATACAAGGCTCAAAGGACTTTGAGTACTACCAGTTACTTCCTATTGAGCATAGCGTCATTGAGGTTATATCACCTAGTATCGATAGTATAACCCAGCTCTTTAGTCTTAATCCTGAACTAGACTATGTAGGTACTCGATTGCATGGTGGAGTTCTTGCACTGCAACACCATAAACGTTCAATTATTATTGGAGTAGATAATAGGGCTAAAGAGAAGCAAAAAGATTTTGGCTTGCCTGTAATTTTCCGACCAGAAGTGGCTACTGAATTAGATAACTATAAACGGGCACTTATAGATCGTGTTGAAATGCCACTGGAGGTGTCTTTACGCATTCCTTTTGAAAATATTAGTACTTGGAAATCTCAATTCTGA
- a CDS encoding polysaccharide biosynthesis protein produces MNLNEIWRLSRSKKRIISVSVDVFFIVLSFYLAFLARLGKPISLYDDNYHFILLGTIIITVYAFTRLGLYRAILRYLTFHALAVISIGTLISAGTFGLLSFYFDAFVPRSVPVIYGSFLCLLCGGARLLVRVLLSGVLQRDRKKVLIYGAGSAGRQLAQAMRSSDSHKVEAFVDEDQSLRRSVISGIAVESVKDIPKLVAKHKISQIILAIPSASRAKRKEIINSLVHLQAEVLTVPDLKEIVEGKAKIDELKDVAIEDLLGRDPVAPKRELLESNIKNKTVMVTGSGGSIGSELCRQIVHLSPKTLILFDVSEYGLYAIEREIRQVVCESRYNIEIVPLIGSVQRINRLSVIFKSFGVDTVYHAAAYKHVPLVEFNVVEGVRNNIFGTYYAAKAALEAGVESFVLISTDKAVRPTNVMGATKRMAELALQALASGNSMGECRTNFSMVRFGNVLGSSGSVIPLFKHQISAGGPVTVTHPDIIRYFMTIPEAAQLVIQAGSMSRGGDVFVLDMGEPVKIVDLAAKLIRLSGFEVKDKLHPDGDISIEFSGLRPGEKLFEELLISDSVEGTSHPRVMTANENYLLLSEYLKLLESLDKACHAFEHEKIRRLLLEAPIGFTPKDGIEDLVWKKLKGETVNEIDVLH; encoded by the coding sequence ATGAACCTTAATGAAATTTGGCGCTTATCTCGTTCAAAGAAACGTATCATAAGCGTAAGTGTCGATGTTTTTTTTATTGTACTCTCATTTTATTTGGCGTTTTTGGCTAGGTTAGGTAAGCCCATTTCGTTATATGATGATAATTACCACTTTATTCTACTAGGTACAATAATTATCACGGTATATGCTTTTACTCGGTTAGGCCTATACAGAGCTATACTTCGCTATCTTACTTTTCATGCTCTGGCTGTCATTAGCATTGGAACTTTAATTTCGGCGGGAACATTCGGGCTTTTATCTTTCTATTTTGATGCATTTGTTCCCAGATCTGTTCCTGTTATTTATGGCTCCTTTCTTTGCTTATTGTGTGGCGGTGCTCGTTTATTGGTACGAGTGTTGCTCTCCGGTGTTCTACAGAGAGACCGAAAGAAAGTGCTCATTTATGGGGCAGGTTCAGCTGGTCGGCAGCTTGCTCAGGCGATGAGATCGTCTGATTCGCACAAGGTAGAAGCATTCGTTGACGAAGATCAGTCTCTTAGACGATCTGTGATTTCAGGCATCGCCGTAGAAAGTGTAAAAGATATCCCCAAGCTCGTCGCAAAGCATAAAATATCTCAGATAATATTAGCGATTCCGAGCGCCAGCCGAGCAAAACGTAAAGAGATAATTAACTCTTTGGTTCATTTGCAGGCCGAGGTTCTTACCGTTCCTGATTTAAAAGAAATAGTCGAAGGGAAGGCAAAAATTGATGAGCTGAAAGATGTCGCTATAGAAGACTTACTAGGCAGAGATCCTGTAGCACCAAAGCGCGAACTTTTGGAGTCTAATATTAAGAATAAGACGGTGATGGTAACTGGATCAGGTGGTTCTATTGGTTCTGAATTATGTAGGCAGATCGTTCATTTGTCACCTAAGACTCTAATATTATTTGATGTTTCAGAGTATGGCCTTTATGCAATTGAGCGTGAGATCAGACAGGTTGTTTGTGAGTCGCGCTACAATATAGAGATTGTTCCACTAATTGGTTCAGTACAGAGAATTAACAGGCTTTCGGTGATATTCAAGAGCTTCGGCGTTGATACAGTGTATCACGCGGCAGCTTATAAACATGTTCCACTGGTAGAGTTTAATGTTGTTGAAGGCGTTCGCAATAATATTTTTGGTACATACTATGCGGCAAAGGCAGCTCTAGAAGCTGGTGTTGAGTCTTTCGTTCTTATTTCGACAGATAAAGCTGTTCGTCCAACTAATGTTATGGGGGCAACAAAGCGGATGGCTGAATTAGCGCTTCAAGCGCTGGCGAGTGGAAACAGTATGGGAGAGTGCCGCACGAACTTCTCAATGGTTCGTTTTGGTAATGTACTGGGTTCATCTGGTTCAGTTATTCCATTATTCAAGCATCAGATATCCGCTGGAGGACCTGTAACTGTTACTCATCCAGATATTATTCGTTATTTTATGACTATCCCCGAAGCAGCACAATTAGTGATTCAAGCGGGCTCGATGAGTCGTGGTGGAGACGTGTTTGTATTAGATATGGGGGAGCCAGTTAAAATTGTAGACTTAGCAGCGAAGTTGATTCGCCTTTCTGGCTTTGAAGTGAAGGATAAACTACACCCTGATGGTGATATATCAATTGAGTTCTCCGGCTTAAGGCCAGGTGAAAAATTATTCGAAGAGCTTCTTATTAGTGATAGTGTTGAAGGGACCTCACACCCAAGAGTTATGACGGCAAATGAGAATTATCTTCTATTAAGTGAATACTTAAAGTTGCTCGAATCGTTAGACAAGGCTTGTCATGCCTTTGAGCATGAAAAAATCAGGAGATTGTTATTAGAAGCTCCTATAGGGTTTACTCCAAAAGATGGTATAGAAGATTTGGTTTGGAAGAAACTGAAAGGTGAAACAGTTAATGAAATAGACGTGCTCCATTAG
- a CDS encoding GtrA family protein, producing the protein MFQYLRFLFGGGINTLVSVVSFYFINQHFSESVSLAGSFWITFFVSYLINSRFVFRTEEAAKVKFLLAVCIAFVVQQLIGKLVLILGGRDMLVFVIVSLIHVPFFFIMCRHWVFKNSDG; encoded by the coding sequence ATGTTTCAGTACTTGCGTTTTTTGTTTGGTGGAGGCATCAACACCTTAGTGTCAGTAGTCTCATTTTATTTTATTAATCAACATTTTTCCGAATCAGTATCACTAGCGGGCTCGTTCTGGATTACATTTTTTGTCAGCTATCTTATTAACTCCCGGTTTGTATTTAGAACAGAAGAGGCGGCCAAGGTTAAATTTCTTTTAGCAGTTTGTATTGCATTTGTTGTGCAACAACTTATAGGAAAGCTGGTGTTAATATTAGGCGGCCGTGATATGTTGGTTTTTGTTATAGTAAGCCTGATTCATGTTCCATTTTTCTTCATTATGTGTAGGCATTGGGTATTTAAAAATTCTGATGGTTAA